A genomic window from Vicia villosa cultivar HV-30 ecotype Madison, WI unplaced genomic scaffold, Vvil1.0 ctg.002009F_1_1, whole genome shotgun sequence includes:
- the LOC131637468 gene encoding putative RNA polymerase II subunit B1 CTD phosphatase RPAP2 homolog, translating to MERNQPVFVKDAVLKLQLSLLDGIQSEDQLFAAGSLISRSDYEDVVTERSITNVCGYPLCHNALPTERPRKGRYRISLKEHKVYDLHETYMFCSSSCMVNSKAFAGGLQDKRCSVLDPEKLNNVLRLFGNLDMEPMENFGKDGQLGFSRLEIQDKTETGSGEVSLEQWIGPSSAIEGYVPKKRDNSSKGSQKNSKKGSKTNRGKSSGDKSSFISEFDFSSTIIMQDEYTVSKLSSEQTDTTCDEHINSTAILEQQKRVGSKVVRKGDDIQDLSSSFKSSLILSPSKNKKKLAKSSEDVLKPSLDPSVEKKIVHSISISESQCDVEQNDSERKSIKLKGETSIVAANGDASTSNSVPANAEGKIRSEKTIGSSPTKPKSSLKSDGKKKLSRSVTWADEKTNSSGSKDLCVVKEFGNIKKNSDVPDNIDAAADGDMLRSALAEACAIALTQASEAVASGDADANDAVSEAGIIILPHPPNAVEEGTMDDDDILVEEGTMEDYDILVEEGTMDDDEILEENSVTLKWPRKPGISEFDLFDSEDSWFDAPPEGFSLTLSPFATMWNIFFSWITSSSLAYIYGRDVSFHEEYLSVNGREYPSKIVLTDGRSSEIKETLARCLARALPVVAAELRLPIPISTLEQAVVLLLDTMSFVDALPAFRMKQWQVVVLLLIDALSICRIPTLIAYMTDRRDLFPKVLNGSQIGKEEYDVLKDLIVPLGRAPHFSSQSGA from the exons ATGGAAAGGAATCAGCCGGTTTTTGTCAAAGATGCTGTTCTGAAATTGCAGTTGTCCCTCCTTGACGGCATTCAAAGTGAAGACCAGCTGTTTGCAGCCGGATCTTTGATATCAAGAAGTGACTATGAAGATGTTGTAACTGAAAGGTCCATTACTAATGTGTGCGGTTATCCTTTGTGCCACAATGCTTTGCCAACTGAACGCCCTCGCAAGGGTAGATATCGAATTTCATTGAAGGAGCACAAGGTGTATGACCTGCACGAAACTTACATGTTTTGTTCTTCTAGTTGTATGGTTAACAGCAAAGCTTTTGCTGGGGGCTTGCAAGATAAGAGGTGCTCAGTTTTAGACCCGGAGAAACTGAACAATGTTCTTAGGTTGTTTGGGAATTTAGATATGGAACCAATGGAAAATTTTGGAAAGGATGGACAATTAGGTTTTTCTAGATTGGAAATCCAGGATAAAACAGAAACTGGCTCTGGGGAGGTATCTTTGGAGCAGTGGATTGGACCATCTAGTGCCATTGAGGGTTATGTACCAAAAAAAAGAGACAACAGTTCTAAGGGTTctcaaaaaaatagtaaaaaag GGTCCAAAACTAATCGTGGGAAGTCGAGTGGTGACAAAAGTTCATTTATCAGTGAGTTTGACTTCTCGAGTACAATAATCATGCAAGATGAGTATACTGTTTCAAAATTATCATCAGAGCAAACAGACACAACTTGTGATGAACACATAAATTCAACAGCCATATTGGAGCAGCAAAAAAGGGTTGGTAGTAAAGTAGTCAGGAAAGGTGATGATATACAAGACCTGTCTTCATCCTTTAAGAGTAGTCTTATTTTAAGTCcctcaaaaaacaaaaagaaattagCCAAATCATCTGAAGATGTTCTCAAACCCTCTCTCGATCCTTCTGTTGAAAAGAAAATTGTCCATTCCATCTCCATATCAGAAAGCCAATGTGATGTAGAACAGAATGATTCTGAAAGGAAATCAATAAAACTCAAAGGAGAAACAAGTATAGTTGCTGCTAACGGCGATGCTTCCACTTCCAATTCAGTTCCTGCCAATGCTGAAGGGAAAATCCGAAGTGAAAAAACAATTGGATCTTCCCCGACTAAACCCAAATCTTCTCTTAAATCTGATGGTAAAAAAAAGCTCAGTCGCTCTGTTACATGGGCTGATGAGAAAACCAACAGTTCCGGGAGTAAAGATCTCTGTGTAGTTAAAGAATTTGGAAACATTAAAAAGAATTCTGACGTGCCAGATAATATAGATGCTGCTGCGGATGGAGATATGTTACGTTCCGCATTAGCAGAAGCTTGTGCAATCGCATTGACCCAAGCATCAGAAGCAGTTGCATCAGGAGACGCAGACGCCAATGATGCTG TTTCTGAAGCTGGAATCATTATATTGCCACATCCTCCCAATGCTGTTGAAGAAGGTACCATGGACGATGATGATATTCTAGTTGAGGAAGGTACTATGGAAGATTATGACATTCTAGTTGAGGAAGGTACTATGGACGATGATGAGATTCTAGAAGAAAATTCAGTTACTCTGAAGTGGCCAAGGAAACCTGGAATTTCCGAATTTGATTTGTTTGATTCTGAAGACTCATGGTTTGATGCTCCACCAGAAGGTTTTAGTTTGACT TTGTCACCTTTTGCTACTATGTGGAATATCTTCTTTTCGTGGATAACATCATCTTCTTTGGCATATATATATGGGAGGGATGTAAGTTTTCACGAAGAGTATCTATCAGTTAATGGGAGAGAATATCCTAGCAAAATTGTCTTGACAGATGGTCGATCATCTGAAATAAAGGAAACATTAGCCCGTTGTCTTGCGCGAGCTTTACCTGTAGTTGCTGCTGAGCTCAGGCTGCCAATACCAATATCTACATTAGAACAAGCGGTG GTATTATTGCTGGATACAATGTCGTTTGTGGACGCACTACCAGCATTCAGAATGAAGCAATGGCAAGTGGTTGTTCTCTTGCTCATTGATGCACTGTCCATTTGTAGAATACCTACTCTTATTGCATACATGACGGATAGGAGGGACTTGTTTCCCAAG GTTCTGAATGGTTCACAAATAGGTAAGGAAGAGTATGACGTTTTGAAGGATCTCATCGTACCACTTGGTCGAGCACCTCATTTCTCTTCTCAAAGTGGAGCGTGA
- the LOC131637469 gene encoding protein WVD2-like 4, producing the protein MESDNGIVMEDEKHVIGETTNENIHKEIEHDSNAEVENKNEVSQPTIETESNKSAISKNSERVKEPGVKSGLASMNTKSTTKDKSNLKATTSSSQRQQNLSRSLTYPSKLAHVEAMKKSTDGILLKTENKRAQAAASNLHSRKLTNTKEPKTNHGNSKQRTSLTNHVNAVAKSITSVASLPADLNSNPAKSEKPNKQDDDVRSTTSSLTPRRTSSGSGFSFRLEERAEKRKEFFSKLEEKIQEKEAEKSNLQEKSKERKEAEIKKLRKKMTFKAAPMPSFYKEPPPKIELKKIPTTRPKSPRLGRNKGSIVNNSSENKTSSSAIAKVKGYKDVGSKKPVRKTQAKVTKTEMDYGESVTKDVLIIEQDAKVNIEGNKESKDPPLDISECQNGMELEPLNELAQSSAPVQNASTPEIVSYEVTVGV; encoded by the exons ATGGAATCCGATAACGGTATTGTTATGGAAGACGAAAAACATGTCATTGGAGAAACAACTAACGAGAATATACATAAAGAAATtgaacatgattctaatgcagaAGTTGAGAACAAAAATGAAGTATCTCAACCCACAATAGAAACCGAAAGCAACAAATCTGCGATTAGTAAAAACTCCGAACGTGTTAAG GAACCTGGTGTCAAAAGTGGTTTAGCTTCAATGAACACTAAATCTACCACGAAAGATAAATCGAATTTGAAGGCGACAACTTCATCGTCTCAAAGACAACAAAACCTTTCGAGAAGCCTTACTTACCCTTCCAAATTGGCTCATGTTGAAGCTATGAAGaaaagcactgacgggattcttCTGAAGACGGAAAATAAACGTGCTCAAGCTGCGGCTTCGAATCTTCATTCGAGAAAGTTAACAAACACAAAGGAGCCAAAGACAAATCATGGAAATTCTAAACAAAGGACTTCTTTGACAAACCATGTGAATGCAGTTGCAAAAAGCATTACATCTGTGGCATCCTT ACCTGCTGATCTGAATTCAAACCCCGCGAAAAGTGAGAAACCAAATAAACAAGATGACGATGTTCGTTCGACAACTTC AAGTCTTACTCCACGTAGGACGAGCAGCGGTTCTGGATTTTCCTTCCGATTGGAAGAACGAGCTGAAAAAAGAAAAGAG TTTTTCTCGAAGTTAGAAGAGAAAATTCAAGAAAAGGAAGCGGAGAAAAGTAATCTGCAAGAGAAATCAAAG GAAAGGAAGGAGGCGGAGATCAAGAAATTAAGAAAGAAGATGACATTCAAAGCAGCTCCAATGCCAAGTTTCTATAAGGAACCTCCTCCAAAAATTGAACTCAAAAAG ATACCTACAACACGCCCGAAATCGCCAAGGCTTGGAAGAAACAAAGGCTCTATTGTGAACAACAGTTCAGAAAACAAAACTAGTTCTAGTGCCATTGCAAAAGTAAAAGGTTATAAAGACGTGGGTTCAAAGAAACCGGTCAGAAAAACACAAGCCAAGGTCACAAAAACAGAAATGGATTATGGCGAGTCTGTTACAAAAGACGTACTAATAATCGAGCAAGATGCGAAAGTGAATATAGAAGGCAATAAAGAAAGTAAAGATCCACCTCTTGACATTTCTGAATGCCAAAATGGGATGGAGCTAGAGCCACTAAATGAACTTGCTCAGAGCAGTGCACCGGTGCAAAATGCTTCCACACCAGAAATTGTATCCTATGAAGTTACTGTTGGAGTGTAG